Genomic segment of Hevea brasiliensis isolate MT/VB/25A 57/8 unplaced genomic scaffold, ASM3005281v1 Scaf210, whole genome shotgun sequence:
ACATCAAGTGTAcaattcacaatttataattGTCAAAACCatacaataaatccttaaatgcataggagaaaacataattaaatcatacaaagtcatttaataaattaaaattcttgTACACATAGAAAATACAATTATCAAGTTCATTCAAAACCCATTACAAATTTAAAACATAAGAAtaggctagttgtgcacaaacctcttttgttgacttgatttaatccaattttctttccttctttgaagatccctttccaactgaaacacatgattttaaagtgtttcagtatccattcgaaccatttctaataattaattccaataattttatttttgcatattaAATTTACCTATTAGGTCTTATAAGTTGAATGATTGTATTTAGGGttatggagttactattcatttgactaattgggtaaaatgttgacttttcatacATACTAGATATACTAGTTCTAATtgtacccatataccacattttgggttacaattatgttggcattgattgccaattggaaTTCAAGGCTTCCTAAGagaattataaattttcagttttgagtcACTTAGTCCTACTATTCctattagaccaagttatagtgggaatttggtaaaattctcttcatcaaattattttttattgtgtcttctttaattccctttttgaatcactccatttagagttgtataactcaagttatggtcaattaaccataactagttcaaatctgaattttggtttccttactaggcagttttggtaTGGAATTTAACCAAGCTTGTAGTAACATTTAGGCTTAgcattcttcataggatttgttctcctatgtcttaagGTCACTCAAAAATTGtagttgtaatttttcaagtcttgtggggttaattatagccacattattggACTAGACTCAAGTGTCTTATAGCAATAGAATTCTTATAAGGTCAGTAGATTTGACCCAAtgtttaagcttcttacatttaTAAGTTAAGGAAGATGTCTAGAACAAAGTTGAGGGtctgtttcttagctttccagaatggtatggctcactTCAATTGAAGACTTATAGTGGTAGATATGCTTAAATGAATATGCTGGATATGAAGGTCACTTATACCATTTCCAAATTTGGTATGCCAAATTAATAAAGTTAATTAATCTAGTTTcattaatttttgggttttggtcaaaataccattattgtaggcctatatcttactgaaaatttggcactgatttcatgtcatttggagttctatggaccaagttatcgTCTCTTTACCACAACTTGTCAAGTTAACATTTATTTGGCAATTCTGGGTTGcattggttctggacagttttggtaccccaacttgggcaagcaaattgacttggttatTAACATTTCttgactttggtgtcttcataagagttgtagccctatgtctaagctttcaaatgatataaatttcaggtcatttggagctgtctacagtgagttatagccaattgATTGAATACTATTCATACAGTCAAAAATTCTGGGTTTTaaattgccaattccggatttggtcactaaattggtcattttttggatAGAATTTTGGCAAGGTTTCTATATGAAATTTGGTTCATtataggtctagttttacctctaattggacttataccaattggggtcacacaaattaGGTTATGGCTCAATTTATATATTGCCCTCAATAATTACATAAACTGCACaaaaattacacttccaattttcaatcctccttcttccaaactacaatttgcatacatagcacttctaattGGCATCAATTACATCTCAACTGGGTCAAATGTCTAGCAATTATACATTCACTCAATTCAATTAGATTAAATGTCCAATAATATACACAAATCTCAAATAACCAACTACAAACCCTAATCCAATTGATCAAAATCAACAATACACTTTCATTAACTCATTAATCAATATTGACATACATGAAATAATGCTCTCCTAAGTACATCAAAGCTGTCCAATTTGTACATATGCACCAAACTTCCATATTCATTTTACAACCCTACTTCAAAGTGTCCATTTCAAGCATACATATAACAATTAAGCTCTAGTAAATGTAAGCCCTCTAATTAACCTCACTAATCACCATTATATATACGAATCAATCACTCACTtatagtttccatggctgccaaaaatgaggctcatcaattcctcatcaaattcttcaaatttctcaacAAATCAACTCATTACAAccttaattcaaagtttaattaagaaaggaagaaaaattggacacttacctattttgaaTCTTTCtaaaaactcaccaaatctcttctTTCTTACTGCCAATATCTTTGCCAAGTTGTgtagaccacttttaatgaaggaacttagaaggaaaatggcttgatcatggagagagaaagcttgtgCATGGAACGGCTATGGAGGTCCTTTGAGAGAAAATGGAATTCGGCTAAGGgatgagtgaggttgaagatgaatgaagtgaagtggaaaaatctgtccttAAGTGGctcttatatactccactaaaccCCACTAACTTAGTTTAATATTAGTATAATAATCAATTTTCAATTATCCCAAATTTTTACCCCTTAATTTCCCTTAATCACATTTatacataatttcatttttcatataattttcaaaatttaatactacttatttttcaaggacatttaggtcaaaagtcaattctaagtgtcaaatgaccaaaatgtccatctttgggttgtatttcaaatttttcgataataccgattATATTCCGAATTCATCAGTTCCTTTATTTTTCGTTTTATCTATACTgattcactaaattttctttgacattttcaatgtcatttatacatatgtggacctttaattaggtctcgaaaattattttttagggttccctgcagtcctaggGTCAGCAATTGCTtttgccgtaacttcccggtgttgTCACCCATCGCCACGGTTCcaactcatttaacctaattgcatttcatttcttttatttttcttaatttttcttgtattttcttaccatgtatttcatcattttatatctcctcaatatcatttaagtatagttccagacatcctaactatcTGGACAAACatcgatcatcggaacagtagaatgcatagacTGCTTAATATATGGGTGTTACATaatcattgttaatatcatttttttctttttaataaatttacaacCATTTTTAGTTTATATTATTTTGATATAGATAAAATAAGTCATAAAAATAAGATATGtagtaattaattaaaacaataaagaaaatatgttaatatatatttaaataatagattaataaaaaataaattgttaATTATTACATAgagcataaaaatttaaattcataaaaaataataatttgagaaaaataaaattcttggatagtatttaattttataatttatgagTGGCATTTTGTCATTGTTACTTTCACTCAATACAAATATTTAAGGTttactctttaatattatttagagaataaatttaattaatatgcgTAAATTGACAAATATtggaaaatatataaaatataattaaaaatttaatataaaataaaataaaatataattatttgcaatataaaataaaatataattatgtgCAAATCACAGGGCCATAAAAGGTAAAATAACAACTTTTCATTAATTATACCGCAACGATTaaatctaattatatatataaattagataaaaaattttctaaaattatataaattagataaaaattttttctaaaattatcACATGATATgctataaaaaagaaaataatttattaaaataatagtaaattaattaatatttaaattattaaaagttaCATATTTATTACCTTTCGAACAACAATTAATAAAAACTCTTCACTCACATTTGTAGAAAATTACTtaactattttttaattaaaccctttcttaattaataaattaattttcatccattttggtAAAAAAATTCTCGATTAATTTATTGCTGATTTCCTTTCTTTCTTAATCTATTCGAGAATTCCTCAACTATTCTTAAAtgattttctttctttccttatttaataaattaattttcactcatacagaaattattttttttttaaatgtataaaaaatatctcatttatttttttaattattttttcatgcCTATATTAATCGATAAAATTGATTTCTTGTATATATAAGAATTATTATATACTATAATTAATCTGAATTCAAAATTTAACCATTCCTtctcaaaagaaaataaaaagttaattattattttattatatttttacattTCACATAATcattgttaatattttttttttcttctttataaattTACAACATaccatttttatttaatattattttttgataTAAATAAAATAGGTCATAGAAATAAGATATGtagtaattaattaaagaaataaaaaaatgtcttaaatatgttaatatatatttaaataacagaataattaaaaataagtatataaaataaagtATTCATTATTATACagagcatgaaaattaaaatctataaaaaaaaagacaatttgagaaaaataaaattcttaaatattatttaattttataatttatggaTGGCATTTTATTGTTGTCACTTTCACTCAATACAAAAATTTAAAGTTTattctttaaaattatttaaagaataaatttaaataatgtgTAAGTTGACCTTGAAATATatttaagtacaaatattaaaaaaatataaaatataattacaaactaaatataaaataaagCATTAACAATAACTATGTGCAAAGCAGTGGAGTTTGCTAGTATAGATAGAAGAAAGGGAAAATAGCCACTTTTCATCAAAACAAGGAAAAAGAAAACGATCACATCAAACATTAAGAAAGACagaaatggaattgatacaacaaTTCCATTTTTCAATTCCTGCTATTTCTTATGCAGCGAACCAATTGGCTTGCTATATATTTTTACAAATTCCCCACCTTTCCAATCTTCAAATAAACAGGAAACTTGACAACCTTTCTGTCTTGCCCATCTTCATTCCAGGCATTCTTGAACTTCTCAACCACATCATCCCTCAATAGATCCACACCTTTTTCCTTAGCTGTTTGATATGCAGACCATGACCTTAGGTAAGTAAAATACTCATCCAAGCTCATCACTTTCTCAGATACAAACCTGAATGGCCCTGTGTGATCAGTTCCCTCCACTGGCTCAAATGGAAAATTAATGGTTGCATACTTTTGGTCTACCAATTTACGTACTGGATCCCAATATGGCTCAGAATCAATGGCATAATATGGTTTGAAGACAGAGTCCACGGAGTCATTAACTTCAGGCACAGTGTAGCACCAGGCAGCAATTACTCCATTTGGTTTCTTGAGCACCCACTTCACTAGCTGGTAAAACGCAGGCAGGTCAAACCAATGGAGGGCTTGAGCAATTGTCACCAAATCTACACTTGATTGTGCTGATACATATTGCTCCAATTCGTCAATTGGGATGACAGGAGGAGTTTGCTGATACCGAACATTGGCAATTTTTGGTGCAAATTCCAGTTGCTTCAGGCTAGTATCTGTGGCTATAACATTCTGGTAGATCTCAGCTAGCTGCAAAGAAAATTCGCACAAGAACACCAAAGTTCATAAGAAAAAGCTCATGGGCTAAGGCCTAATTGATTCAATTTTAGCAATCAATGATTAAAATACAGAATtgagaagagaaaaagaaagaagaagactcACAGATTGGGCTGCCTGGCCGCTGCCGGTGCCCACATCCCAAGCAAGGTCTTTAGCAGGATTCTTGGAGGCAATGAATTGGAAGAGTTCTTCTGGGTAATTAGGCCTGCCCTCTGCGTATTGCTTTGCTTGCTTAACAAACAACTCCGCCATTTCTTCTTGGGTTTTGATTCTTTCTATATATTTTCGATGAGATCTGTTTACCTCTGTTGTGTATATGTAGGTTCTTCCAAGATTTTGGAGATTTCATCTTGTGTCCTTATCTTATAGGTTAGTCCATTGAATTATAGGATTGGAAGGAACAACTTGGGAAGGTCACAATTTAGTATGCCGATTTTGACTAGGGAAGCTCAAAGTCTATCTTGCATTGTTATTGGGTTAATTTGGTGAATCAGCAACGGAGACACGAAATTGATTTTCATTTGTaattgaattgaaaaaaaaattaaattgttttaccttgattaaaactaaaattttataaaaatttaatttaattatttttttttcaattctcatatttaaaattaaagaaattaatttttttattaaaaaattattttaaaataaataaaaattaaatataatcatgcaaaaattaaattaaactcttttaattgcaaatgatttatttcaaataaaacaaaaaatagtATGATTCAGTCCATCtataaaaattctcaaatcaTATTTAAAGAAAAGAATATTTTTAAGAGCTCagagatttgaatttaaaattatatatttgaatttaaaattatatatatatatatatatatataaaattgcaaataattatttttctacaaaattttcttgaaaaattttagtattactaaaatttaaaatagaattaaaatatatgtgaatataatgtaataaatgtgaaattttaatttaaaaaaaataaaatttagttcattaaaattatttatttatattaataaatatgatatttaattaatttttaaaaacacaataattaaaGTATTTACATACAAAGATCCATCAATTTGATCTTTCAGCCGAATCAAGGCCTAAGTGaacattatttattttattgcaTTTAAATGATATCATGAGttaattaagtaaatatattgATTCATCAGTTGTGCTTGATAATCAGTATAATTCAGTTTATGTTAAATACTTTTTTGTAAATAACGAAATATTATATTCCAAATGAACCTAAtaataaataattgatattaagacaaaattatatgtatatattagaCATTATCTATGAGCAAGgctctatttattttttataaaataatttatatatgaaacatATTTTTTATATGAAAACATATTTTCTGTTGTTTGATTATAGAGGT
This window contains:
- the LOC110661785 gene encoding uncharacterized protein LOC110661785, whose translation is MAELFVKQAKQYAEGRPNYPEELFQFIASKNPAKDLAWDVGTGSGQAAQSLAEIYQNVIATDTSLKQLEFAPKIANVRYQQTPPVIPIDELEQYVSAQSSVDLVTIAQALHWFDLPAFYQLVKWVLKKPNGVIAAWCYTVPEVNDSVDSVFKPYYAIDSEPYWDPVRKLVDQKYATINFPFEPVEGTDHTGPFRFVSEKVMSLDEYFTYLRSWSAYQTAKEKGVDLLRDDVVEKFKNAWNEDGQDRKVVKFPVYLKIGKVGNL